The Proteiniborus ethanoligenes DNA window GTCCATATCGCTTTGTCATATATCCAAAGGCTTGATGAGAGACCAATATAGTGTCTCTGTTTTTGTTACTAAGCTCCATTTGGTATTTTAAATCTAATTCTTTAAGCTTTAAAGAAAGTTCCTCATAATTCCTTTTATAAAAGTCTTCATTTTTATTATCTAATTTTGAGAATTCTATCATTATTTCATAAGCCATTCTCTCCATGTTAATAGGATCAAGCCATATATGAGGATCATATAGCCCATGGTCATGGTTATGGTCTTCATCTTCATGATCATCATGCTCTTCTTCAAATACTTCTATAAGCTTTACATATTGACTTAAATTTAAAGTTTTAATACCTTTTCCATTTAAATTATGAGCTAGCTTTTCTGCCCAAGGCTCCATTCCCGCTCCATTAAATATGAAAATACTTCCATTTTCCACATCAGCCATTTCCTTCATTGAAGGTTCGTAGTCATGAGGCTCTGAACCATTTGGAATAATAACATTTAAATCAATTCTATCCCTTCCTATTTGTTCTGCTAAATAATATACAGGATAAAAGCTTGTATAAACCTTAAGTCCACTTTCATAGGTTCCATTGGGACTTTTCCCTGAACATCCACTCAACAATAAAGTTAACATCATTATAATAATGAGAGTTCCTTTAAATATATTTGTCTTCATATGTTTCCTCCTATCTAATGCAAATAGTTTGCATTTGCTTTTGTAGATTATTATTACCCCAGTAAAAATAATTATAACATTATTATGTATTTCATAGCGATTAATTTATAAATTTACAGAAAAAAAAGCGTAGAAATAATCTACACTTTACCAACCGCCTCCAGCGCCACCACCTCCAGAGGAGCCACCACCTCCTCGGCTACCTCCTCCTCCTCGACCGCCACCTCTAAATCCTCCCCTACCTCCTCTAGTAGAAGAACGAAGTAGCATCATTGTGAGCATACCACCAAAGAACTTAAAATCAATTATTAGAAATACTATTATTCCTATAATCATTAGGATTGGTTTTACGCCATTCGAGCTAAAGCCATATTCTTCATTATATTCATAATTGTTTTGAAAATTTGAGCTTTGAAAATTATTTTCTATATTATACTCTTTAGCTACTTCAAATAATATAGCATCAAACCCTTTTAGTATTCCTGTATTATAATCTTCCTCTTTAAAATAGGGAAATATATGTTTATCTCGTATTTCTCCTACCTTTCCATCGGGTAAGGCTCCTTCTAGTCCATATCCTATTTCTATCCATAACCTTTTTTCATTTGGAGCTATTAGCATTAGTATACCATTATTTTTTTCCTTATTACCGATTCCCCATTTTCTAAAAAGTCTTACTGCTACTTCTTGTTCACTATTTCCATCTAGAGACTTTAATGAAGCTACTACTATTTGTGATCCAGTTTGACTATAAAGCTGTTGGTTTATATTTATAATGTAATTCTCTAAATGATTGTCTATTATATTTGCTTCATCATAAACGTAAAATTCTTTACTTGGTTCAGGTAATTTAATTTCACTTCCATATGCAATTGGATTAAATAAAAGCATGGAAATTATCAACAAAAAACAAATACTAAATATGTTTTTTTTCATTTATTTCACCCTACTAAAATTCAACTTTTGGCACTTCTTTATCTTGCTCATTAATTTCGAAATATTCTTTTTGCTCAAATCTAAAAATACCGGCCATAATATTTGTTGGAAAACTTCTTACCTTGCTATTAAATGTTTTTGCTGATTCATTATAGTCCATCCTTGATACTGCAATTCTGTTCTCAGTACCTGCTAATTCATCCTGCAATCTAATAAAATTTTCATTTGACTTTAGATCTGGATATGATTCTACAACTACATTGAGTCTGTCTAAGGCAGTTGTAAGCTGGGCATCTGCTTGTGCAAATTCTCCAGGCGTTCTAGCTGTTTCAAGCCTGCTTCTTGCTTCAGTTACTCCTAATAAAACATTTTCTTCTTGTGCTGCGAATCCCTTTACTGTACTTACTAAGTTAGGTATTAAGTCTGCCCTTCTTTTTAACTGATTCTCAACTTGAGCCCATTTAGCATTTACTTCTTCATCTAATCTTACTAGACCATTGTAGCTACCTGCAATACTAAAACCAAATGCTATTATTATTGCTAGAACAATAACTAGCACCATTAAACCTTTTTTCATAATTTCATCTCTCCTTCTATAAAATTCTCTGCTAATAAATCCATCTATTATTCTTAAAGCTTCTATATAATTATGATACTACATTATTAATCTTTTTCCAAATCCATAAAACTATATTTTTTATTAGAATTTAGTTTTAAAATAATCTGTTGATTATTCAGGTTTCACTTTATATACTATCATTTTTTCTATTGCTTTATCTATTAACTCTTCAATATTTAATACTTTCTCTGATTCTTCAATATCTTCTAATTTCGGCCTTGTCACAGGATGCTTTGGTAAAAAAACAGTACAGCAATCTTCAAATGGAAGAATTGAAGTTTCATATGTACCTATATCCTTTGATATCTCTGTAATGTCAACTTTGTCCATACCTATAAGAGGTCTTAATACAGGTATGTTAACTGAAGAATTAGTTACATTAATTCCTTTAATCGTTTGACTAGCTACTTGACCTAAGCTCTCTCCTGTAATCAATGCATCTATTTCTTCTTTTAATGCAATTTTTTCTGCGATTCTCATCATAAATCTTCTAGATATAATAGTCATTTCATCTTCAGGGCATTTTGCATTAATCTCTTTTTGAATATCTAATATATTTACACTAAACAACTTAATTCTACCACAATATCTTGTAAGTATTTTTGCAAGTGTTTTAACCTTTTCTTCTGCCCTTTCACTCGTAAATGGATAGCTATGATAATGTACTGCACTTATCTCTACTCCTCTTTTAGCTATTAAAAAACCTGCTACAGGGCTGTCAATTCCTCCAGATAACAGTAATAGGCCTTTTCCATTTGTACCTACTGGTAATCCGCCATATGCTTTAATCTTGTCAGTATAAATATAACAATTGGTCCTAATATCTATATGCACATATGCATCTGGATTATGAACATCTACTGTGAAGCCTTCTGAGTTTTTTAATATATAAGCTCCTACTTCCCTAGCTAATTCTACTGAGTTAGGTTCAAACCTTTTATCTGCTCTATTTACATCAACCTTAAATGTTTTTATACCTTTTAGTTTTCTAGCTTCTTCTAGTGTTTCTAATGAGCTCTTCATAATCTCATCTATATCTTTTTCTATCCTATAACATGGGCTAATATTAACAATACCAAAAATTCTTCTCAGCTTTCTAATGGCTTCATCTATATAATCGTTTTCTATTTCAATATAAATTTTGCTTTGTTCTTTATAGACCTTGTTTTCTCCAATTTCATTTAATATATTTTTAATGTTTCTTATTAGTCTGTTTTCAAAATAAAAACGATTTTTACCTTTTAAAGCAATTTCACCGAAGCT harbors:
- a CDS encoding metal ABC transporter substrate-binding protein, with protein sequence MKTNIFKGTLIIIMMLTLLLSGCSGKSPNGTYESGLKVYTSFYPVYYLAEQIGRDRIDLNVIIPNGSEPHDYEPSMKEMADVENGSIFIFNGAGMEPWAEKLAHNLNGKGIKTLNLSQYVKLIEVFEEEHDDHEDEDHNHDHGLYDPHIWLDPINMERMAYEIMIEFSKLDNKNEDFYKRNYEELSLKLKELDLKYQMELSNKNRDTILVSHQAFGYMTKRYGLKQVSVTGITPHEEPSPKTIARLLDIIKDEGYEFIFLESLASPKVVELLAQEGNLKILELNPIGGLTKEQQDSKEDYITLMEQNLENLKKALVK
- a CDS encoding TPM domain-containing protein encodes the protein MKKNIFSICFLLIISMLLFNPIAYGSEIKLPEPSKEFYVYDEANIIDNHLENYIININQQLYSQTGSQIVVASLKSLDGNSEQEVAVRLFRKWGIGNKEKNNGILMLIAPNEKRLWIEIGYGLEGALPDGKVGEIRDKHIFPYFKEEDYNTGILKGFDAILFEVAKEYNIENNFQSSNFQNNYEYNEEYGFSSNGVKPILMIIGIIVFLIIDFKFFGGMLTMMLLRSSTRGGRGGFRGGGRGGGGSRGGGGSSGGGGAGGGW
- a CDS encoding LemA family protein, with protein sequence MKKGLMVLVIVLAIIIAFGFSIAGSYNGLVRLDEEVNAKWAQVENQLKRRADLIPNLVSTVKGFAAQEENVLLGVTEARSRLETARTPGEFAQADAQLTTALDRLNVVVESYPDLKSNENFIRLQDELAGTENRIAVSRMDYNESAKTFNSKVRSFPTNIMAGIFRFEQKEYFEINEQDKEVPKVEF
- the thiI gene encoding tRNA uracil 4-sulfurtransferase ThiI, with the protein product MNKVLSVSFGEIALKGKNRFYFENRLIRNIKNILNEIGENKVYKEQSKIYIEIENDYIDEAIRKLRRIFGIVNISPCYRIEKDIDEIMKSSLETLEEARKLKGIKTFKVDVNRADKRFEPNSVELAREVGAYILKNSEGFTVDVHNPDAYVHIDIRTNCYIYTDKIKAYGGLPVGTNGKGLLLLSGGIDSPVAGFLIAKRGVEISAVHYHSYPFTSERAEEKVKTLAKILTRYCGRIKLFSVNILDIQKEINAKCPEDEMTIISRRFMMRIAEKIALKEEIDALITGESLGQVASQTIKGINVTNSSVNIPVLRPLIGMDKVDITEISKDIGTYETSILPFEDCCTVFLPKHPVTRPKLEDIEESEKVLNIEELIDKAIEKMIVYKVKPE